In one window of Henckelia pumila isolate YLH828 chromosome 1, ASM3356847v2, whole genome shotgun sequence DNA:
- the LOC140875126 gene encoding F-box/FBD/LRR-repeat protein At1g13570-like isoform X1 translates to MENDFDQDLIGELPQSIIEIILGKLPIRDAVGTSILSRRWRFRWASLTHLVFDDDCVIYDNDRSVVENNLSNFITKFLFLHIGPVHKFAISTSYLQGSPYVGQWLLLISRKDVKELVLELGESEWFRAPSCLFSCKKLTRLELVRCEIEIPPNFRGFLCLKYLNFRQVLIPASDIEYLISSCPLLESMTLSYFDSLELTVHAPKLKYLILEGKLKDICLANTPNLVAVSVAMYMTDDIAEHFEHSLSCNFDKFLGGIPKIQRLVGHIYFTKYLSIGNRRGWNTRTYHQLMFIELYQVSFDDENEVCVVLQLIENSPNLLDLQMSGSGNSSAATRNVNLEFWDSKLSSKCMFHRLRTVKMADVFGVPSELNLIKYLLEHSPVLESMTITPSQYVSDRRLSKSIDMLSFRRAYPKATVIFNLDQA, encoded by the exons ATGGAAAATGATTTTGATCAAGATCTGATAGGCGAACTGCCTCAAAGCATCATTGAAATCATCCTTGGTAAGCTTCCGATAAGGGATGCTGTGGGAACGAGCATATTGTCAAGAAGATGGAGGTTTAGATGGGCCTCGCTGACGCATCTTGTGTTCGATGACGATTGTGTAATCTATGACAATGATAGATCGGTTGTCGAAAACAATCTTTCCAACTTCATCACCAAGTTTTTGTTTCTACATATCGGGCCAGTTCATAAGTTCGCTATATCTACATCATACTTGCAGGGGTCTCCTTATGTTGGTCAATGGCTTCTTTTAATTTCACGGAAAGATGTCAAAGAATTGGTTCTTGAATTGGGAGAAAGTGAGTGGTTCAGGGCACCATCTTGCCTTTTTTCTTGTAAGAAGCTGACTCGTTTGGAGCTCGTTCGATGTGAAATAGAAATCCCACCAAACTTCAGAGGATTTTTGTGTTTGAAATACCTCAATTTTCGGCAAGTCTTAATCCCCGCTTCCGATATTGAATATCTCATTTCGAGTTGCCCTCTTCTCGAGAGCATGACATTGTCGTACTTTGATAGCTTAGAGCTCACTGTCCATGCTCCAAAACTCAAATACTTGATTTTAGAAGGCAAACTCAAGGATATTTGTCTTGCTAACACTCCAAATTTGGTTGCTGTATCTGTTGCTATGTATATGACTGATGACATTGCTGAGCACTTCGAACATAGTTTGAGTTGTAACTTCGATAAGTTTCTTGGTGGTATTCCCAAGATTCAGAGGCTCGTTGGGCACATATACTTCACAAAG TATTTGAGTATTGGCAATCGTCGAGGATGGAATACGCGTACCTATCACCAGTTAATGTTTATTGAGTTATATCAAGTTAGCTTTGATGACGAGAATGAGGTGTGTGTTGTGCTTCAACTAATTGAGAATTCCCCAAATTTGCTAGACCTGCAAATGTCT GGTTCAGGAAATTCATCAGCTGCAACCAGAAATGTTAATTTGGAATTTTGGGATAGCAAATTATCTTCTAAATGCATGTTTCATCGGTTGAGAACCGTGAAGATGGCTGATGTTTTTGGCGTGCCAAGCGAGCTGAATTTGATCAAGTATCTACTCGAGCATTCACCTGTCCTTGAGTCGATGACTATAACACCGAGCCAATATGTGAGTGATAGAAGATTGAGCAAGTCCATAGATATGTTGAGCTTTCGTCGGGCTTATCCAAAAGCGACGGTCATTTTTAACCTGGATCAAGCATGA
- the LOC140875126 gene encoding F-box/FBD/LRR-repeat protein At1g13570-like isoform X2, whose product MENDFDQDLIGELPQSIIEIILGKLPIRDAVGTSILSRRWRFRWASLTHLVFDDDCVIYDNDRSVVENNLSNFITKFLFLHIGPVHKFAISTSYLQGSPYVGQWLLLISRKDVKELVLELGESEWFRAPSCLFSCKKLTRLELVRCEIEIPPNFRGFLCLKYLNFRQVLIPASDIEYLISSCPLLESMTLSYFDSLELTVHAPKLKYLILEGKLKDICLANTPNLVAVSVAMYMTDDIAEHFEHSLSCNFDKFLGGIPKIQRLVGHIYFTKYLSIGNRRGWNTRTYHQLMFIELYQVSFDDENEGSGNSSAATRNVNLEFWDSKLSSKCMFHRLRTVKMADVFGVPSELNLIKYLLEHSPVLESMTITPSQYVSDRRLSKSIDMLSFRRAYPKATVIFNLDQA is encoded by the exons ATGGAAAATGATTTTGATCAAGATCTGATAGGCGAACTGCCTCAAAGCATCATTGAAATCATCCTTGGTAAGCTTCCGATAAGGGATGCTGTGGGAACGAGCATATTGTCAAGAAGATGGAGGTTTAGATGGGCCTCGCTGACGCATCTTGTGTTCGATGACGATTGTGTAATCTATGACAATGATAGATCGGTTGTCGAAAACAATCTTTCCAACTTCATCACCAAGTTTTTGTTTCTACATATCGGGCCAGTTCATAAGTTCGCTATATCTACATCATACTTGCAGGGGTCTCCTTATGTTGGTCAATGGCTTCTTTTAATTTCACGGAAAGATGTCAAAGAATTGGTTCTTGAATTGGGAGAAAGTGAGTGGTTCAGGGCACCATCTTGCCTTTTTTCTTGTAAGAAGCTGACTCGTTTGGAGCTCGTTCGATGTGAAATAGAAATCCCACCAAACTTCAGAGGATTTTTGTGTTTGAAATACCTCAATTTTCGGCAAGTCTTAATCCCCGCTTCCGATATTGAATATCTCATTTCGAGTTGCCCTCTTCTCGAGAGCATGACATTGTCGTACTTTGATAGCTTAGAGCTCACTGTCCATGCTCCAAAACTCAAATACTTGATTTTAGAAGGCAAACTCAAGGATATTTGTCTTGCTAACACTCCAAATTTGGTTGCTGTATCTGTTGCTATGTATATGACTGATGACATTGCTGAGCACTTCGAACATAGTTTGAGTTGTAACTTCGATAAGTTTCTTGGTGGTATTCCCAAGATTCAGAGGCTCGTTGGGCACATATACTTCACAAAG TATTTGAGTATTGGCAATCGTCGAGGATGGAATACGCGTACCTATCACCAGTTAATGTTTATTGAGTTATATCAAGTTAGCTTTGATGACGAGAATGAG GGTTCAGGAAATTCATCAGCTGCAACCAGAAATGTTAATTTGGAATTTTGGGATAGCAAATTATCTTCTAAATGCATGTTTCATCGGTTGAGAACCGTGAAGATGGCTGATGTTTTTGGCGTGCCAAGCGAGCTGAATTTGATCAAGTATCTACTCGAGCATTCACCTGTCCTTGAGTCGATGACTATAACACCGAGCCAATATGTGAGTGATAGAAGATTGAGCAAGTCCATAGATATGTTGAGCTTTCGTCGGGCTTATCCAAAAGCGACGGTCATTTTTAACCTGGATCAAGCATGA